In Haladaptatus cibarius D43, the sequence CCAGCACTGTTCTGCGTTGCGTGCGTTGTACTGGTCGGGGTAGATGACGACGAACCCCTCTTCGTCCGCGAGTTCGTTCATGCCCGTTTCGACGCGAAACTGGTCTGCGTCTTGGGTACAGCCGTGGAGCATCACGACGAGCGGCGACCCTGCGCCCGCCGAATCGGGCACGTACTTCCAGTAGTCGAATCCGCTGTAGTAGTGATTCGTGTACGAGCCTGCTGCAGTTGCAGTTCCCGCGCTTCCGAGGATGCTCGCCGTGGCAACCGTTTCGCCGACCGACCGCAGGAGTGTGCGCCTGTCGAGTTTCATGGTATGGCGTATCGTGCCAACGCCATCAAGCAAAATCTAACGATGGGTTAATATGTAAATATAGTTGGCTCGTACCGGGAAACGTTTCGCTATGGAATTGTGGGATGTCGCCTAAGACACTAATTGGCGAAAATTTATTAGTAGGCTCGGTAGCGCTGACCCCGAACGATTTGCTTTGCTCGAAACCGAGATGTCGAACGTAACTTCCCGAGTTTTCTATTCCCGATAACTCTTGAATTGGGGGAAAGTGGAATGCTATTCACCTAGTGAAAATATTCACTAGATAAGTACACTTTCTCCGGGAGAGATGGTTACAGTACTAAGAGGCGGCCCATGCGAACGACCACCGAGATATTAGCCGTGATGGCAACCAAGATCGAATATCGCACCGAGTTGATTCGTGATACTTCGGTTCGCCTCTTAGTAGCAGGTAAACAAGATGAAACAAGATAAACAAGACGTGCCAGTCAAAATCGATACGCCCGACGCCGTTGCCCGTCAGCAGATGAATTTCGGCGACACGAGCGGGTACGGAGAACTAAGTGGAGAGTACTTTACGTTCGCTTCCGGGACGGATATCACGCCGCTCTTGGAGGGACTGGAAAACGACTTCTGCCAGTGCCCCCATTGGGGGTACGTTCTGGAAGGCGTGCTCACGGCCAGTTATTCGGACGGACGCGAAGAGGTAACTCGAACCGGTGAGCTATTCTACTGGCCGCCCGGCCACACGATCCGAGCGAACGAGCACTCCGAGATCGTCATGTTCAGTCCACAGGAAGAACACGATAGAGTTATTGAACACATACTGGAAAAATTGAACGAGAGTGAATGACGAGAAAGGCCTCCGTAGCGTCACTAAACCCGAACTCAGTTACGGAGGTTCCGTCTCCCCGTGAGCAACCGATCGACGTTTCGGTGACGGATCGAAAAATCGAACTAACGGTAATCCTACACGTCGCCATGGTTGAAAACGACGGTACCGTCTATCAGACAGCGGGCACGGATCGGATAAATTATCGAGGAAATCAAACATCTCCGCTTCCGACGATACCTGTGGCTCGGACGAAAGAATTTATACAATGATTGCTATTATCTAGCATGGGCTCCGCGATTCAGGCCATCGAGTTTCTGGCGCGATCAGAGCACCGAGTCGCGGCACTGGAAGCGTTATCCGAAGCACGCAAAGATCGGCGTGATCTGCGTGCTATAACAGGAGCATCGGATCCAACCATCGGACGCGTCATTCGAGACTTCGAGAACCGTTCGTGGCTTGTGCGCGATGGATCGTACTACGAGCTTACACCACTGGGTGAGTACGTGACCGATCGGTTCTTCGAACTGCGGAAGGGGATGAGAACGGGTGAGACGCTCCGAGAGGTCTGGCAATGGCTCCCCCGGGAGATGGAGGGGTTCGCGGTGGAATATTTCGAAGACGTCACCGTCGCTTATCCCGGTTCGAACTATCCGTACACGCCCGTCGAACGAGTCACTCGCCTCCTCAAATCGACCGATTCCATTCGGGGGCTTGGAACGACTGTCTACAAGTCCGGGAACCTCGAAGTGTTTTGTCGACGTGTAATCGAAGGAATGGAGATGGAGTACATTTACTCGCTTCCGGTTCTCCAAGCAATCGTAGACTGGAACCCCGAGCTAGCAGCCCAAGCGTTCGAGTGTGACAATTGCACCGTCTATCTTCACGACGCCCTTCCAGACGATTCCCGGTGTGGACTCAATATAATGGACGACTGTATCGGCATCTGTGGCCACGATCCCGAAACTGCCCAGCTCGAAGCGGTAATCGACACAGCGTCCCCCGAGGCCCGAGAGTGGGCAGAAGCCGTTTACACGCAGTGTCGAAAGGAAGCACGTTCGTTCGAAATACAGGAGTTGTCTACCGCTGAATCACGTTCACGGGAGCATCGGCTCCGCGTCAAGCCGCAGTAGTCCCACCTGTGCACGGGAACTCCCAGTCGTAACGGCCACGTCTCGTTCAAACGTTATCTTAATATCATCGAAAATGTCGAACGGCATTACCGGGCGAGACTCTATTAGTAGCCCTCAACAGAAATAAATCATACATTGAACGATACTATCGCGCACACCGTTGTCGTCCCAACTGGTGCCAGCGGGTAAAATCGTCCCTACTTTCCGGAAAGTTCCGACGAATAAGTACAAACTCTGAATCAACGTACTGTATTCTATGCCTCATCAAGACATGGCCTCGGCGAAACGAAACGTCGGAACACCCACACGAAATCAACGGTGGCCACGACGATCAACGGAAAACTGACGGACTTCTTCATCCTTCGCATACTGGACGAACCTGTGACCCACGCCGAGCGAGAACGCTAGCGAGCGATCTATTGCGGTCGACCGGTTCGTCAATCTGTAAGCAATTTACCCCGAAAGCTTTCGCACACAATCATCTACTAGTAGAAATGTGCGCCCGGAACACTAACTTCCAGCCTCATCCCGAGGCGGCGTGCCGCGTCGGCTGGCAAACCCTCGTGCCGGGCGGGTGGATGAACCACCGAGCACCGAGATGCAGTTATCATCACGGCGGGCGATTTTGAGAACTGCCACGTTCGAGCCGATTCCACCGGCTCAAGGGGTGATTTCAGAGGTCACCACGCTCACTGAACTGTTGCGCACCCGGGTTCTCCGCTCGGTCATCGCTCCCGAAATGGGACTGCTCCGGCGGGGACTTGAGGTACGCAAAGAATAGGTAAGCGTCGAACCCGATAAGGGCTTTCGGGTTGTCTTCTACTAGACATTGTCACGAATCCGATAAAATCGTCGTTTTTCGTCCGAATTTAGATGGTGTATTCCGACTCCTTCAACTGCACGTAGCCACCGTTTCGATAGCCGTATTTGGTTTTTTTGTACTTGGCGGCGACTCTCGCGGCGCGAACGCCCGACCCGAACTTCGACCGGAGAAGTCCCTTTCCTTCGCTTTTGAGCAGACTGTCCGCCATCGAAAATGTGTCGTCCCAATCGTCCGGGCCGTAGTCGGCGACGATGTCCGCGAAGGAGACGTTCCGGAGGATTTCGTCGCCGATTGCGGCCTTCCACTCGTCGTTGTACGATTCGAGCGAATCGGTCGCAGCGAGTTCCCCGGCGATTTTTCCGGTTCGAACCGCGACGTGGTAGCCGCCTTCGTGGAACGCACTGGTCGTTCCCATCGCGCCGCCAGCGACGGCGACTCCGGCTTTGACGGGTGATTCTATTGGCTTGGTCGAGGAAATCGGATAGGTTTCGGTGCCGCCGGATTTCCCGCGGTCTTCGACCAGCGGGAAATCCGTCTCGATGTCGTACTCGTCGCCGTACTCGTGTTCGAGGAGTCTGCGGATGTACTCCCCGGCGCGGGGCAGGCTTTCGTCGTCTTCGTTCAGGAGGACGTAGGATTCCGGATTGTCGACATTTTCGATGCTCATCCCGATTGGCATCGTGAGGCCGACGCGGGCAACTGTGCCGTCGTTCGGGAAAACCCATGGATACGCCGTCTCGCCGGGGATGTAGCCCCACCAGAATTTCAGCGCCGAACGTTCGAACAGTTCTTCGGGAATCTCCCGATACTCCTGATAGGCGATGTGGTTCGCCGTCGGCGGGCTGAGGTGGTCGCTCACCGACCGGCCGTCGGGCATGAACTGGTCGAGCGCGGAGAGCGTGACGCGACGCTGTGGGCCGTCGGCGAGAATCAGATATTTTGCGGCAATGTCCTCGCCGTCCGCCAGTCGGAGGGTGTGGCGGTATTCTACATCGAGGTCGGTTTCCGTGCGCTTGACGCCGACGCCGACGCGATACTCCGCTCCGGCATCCTCCGCGCGCTCTCTCAGCCAGTCGTCCATCCACGTGCGGTTGAAGGTGAACCCCATCTTCGGGTACGACGCTTCGATTCCCGTGCGTCGGAGGACAGCATTCTCGTTCGGGCCGAGGAACTCCACCCTATCGAGTTCTTGCAGGATGATGTGGTCGGGAATCTCCCGATAGTCCTCGTCCATGATGTCCACCCAGTAGTCCAACATTCCGGCGGCGTCGGTGGAATCCGGGCCGAGAAACTCTCGGTCAGCGCGGGGGACGCCCTGTTCCAAGACGACGGCGTTCGCACCGTGTGCCGCGGCTTGCTCCCCTGCCGACATTCCGGCGGGACCGCCGCCCACGACAGCAACGTCAAATCGCTCCATACGGCTACCGTACTCAACATGGGGTACTAAATTCTTGACCTTTTGTTCGGCGAATGGAGTACGTTCGAGCGTGATAGGATTTCACAAGTTACAGCGCGCTTTCAGTACAATACACGCTTTCATCAGGTACGGTTTTGACGATTCCCCGCACAGAAAACGGTATGACGGAGTTCGAACACCTGAATATCGAGCGCGTCGGCGACATCGCCCGCGTGACGATGAACCGCCCCGAAACGCACAACGCGATGAACCGCGAGATGGCGAACGAACTGCGAACGGTCACGATGGCCCTGCACGACGACGATTCGCGCTGTATCGTCCTCACCGGAACTGACGGCGTGTTCAATACGGGTGCCGACCTGTCGGTACTGTCGGGCGATTCGAACGACGCGCGCACGCTCAGGAAAATCGCGTCGAGTTTACACCGCTCCATCGAAAATCTGGTTCGTGCGCCGAAACCGGTCGTTACGGGCGTCAACGGCGTCTCCGCTGGCGGTGGGTTCGGACTCGCGCTTTCCGGCGACATCGTTCTGCTCGCAGAGGATTCCCGACTGGAGTTTGCGTACCCGAAAGTCGGCCTGACTGGAGACGGCGGTTCGACCTATTTCCTCCCGCACCTCGTCGGCCTGCGCCGAGCCAAGGAAATCGCTTTGCTGGACGAACCGATTGCTCCGGAGGAGGCCGTGGAGATGGGACTCGCCACGGAAGTCGCGGACGACTTCGACGCCCGACTCGCTGACCTCGCAGAATCCCTCGCGGACGGGCCAACTCGTGCCTACGGCGCGACGAAACGCCTGTTCAACCGCGGACTGGGCCGTGACCTTTCGGCGCAGATGGCGAGCGAAACCGATACGATTGCTCGGATGACCGAAACCGACGATTACGAACGCGGACTGGCGGTGTTCTTCGAAAAGGAGACGCCAGAGTTCGAGGGGCGATAGACTGCCTGCGAAAAACCGATTCTCGTATTTCGAACCGAAACACTAATTTCCCTCATTACGAAGGGTTGTGCAATGCAGGCAATTGTCAATGGAGCGGTTCACACGGTTTCCGAAGCAGGCACTATCGAAAACGGAACCGTGCTGTTCGAGGACGGCGAAATCGTCGCGGTCGGCGCGGATACGGACGTTGACGTACCGGAGGACGCCGAGGTCATCGACGCAGGTGGAAAACCGGTCACGCCGGGACTCGTGGAGGCCCACAGCCACGCCGGGATGGGCGAGTGGGGCGAACCGGAAGACGGCGACGTGAACGAACTTACCGACCCCGTGACGCCGCACGTCAACGCGCTCGATGGCTTCCACCCGCGCGACGAGGAACTGCAACACGCCTATCAGGGCGGCGTGACGACCGTCAGCGCCCGAATGGGAAGCGCGAACGTCGTCGGTGGAATCATCTGCTCGATGAAAACCTACGGCGACCTCGCCGACGAAATGCTGATTCAGGAAGACGGCATGAAGGCCGCGCTGGGCGAGAACCCGAAGCGCGTTCACGGCGACCAGAACGGGCGCGAACCCACCACGCGGCCCGGAATCGCGGCCACCCTCCGACAGGCGCTCATGGACGCCGAGGATTACGTTTCCCGACGCGAGAAGGCCGAGGAGGACGGCGACCCATTCGACCGAGATTTGGGACTGGAAAACCTCGCGCGAGTCGTGGAGGGCGACCTCCCGCTTCGCGTTCACGCCCACCGCGCGGACGACATTGCGACCGTCTTTCGTATTGCAGACGAGTTCGGTGTTGCCGACCTTTCCATCGAACACGCGACAGAGGGCCACGTCCTCGCCGACGAGTTCGTAAAACGCGACGTGCCAGCCATCGTTGGACCATCGCTCTATTCGGGTGCGAAGTACGAACTGTCGAATATTACGTTCGAAACCGCTGGAATCCTCCACGATGCAGGTGTGAAAGTCGCCATCCAGACCGACGCGCCGGTGCTCCCGCAGGAGCATCTGGACGTCTGTGTCGGCTTGGCGATTCGGGAGGGTCTTCCCGAGGAGGTTGCCTTGGAAACCGTGACCCGCAACCCCGCCGAGATTCTGGGAATCGAAGACCGTGTGGGGACGTTGGAAGAAGGCACTGATGCGGACGTTGTCGTATGGGATGGCGAACCGTTCGAAATCACTTCTGACGCGGCGCACGTTTTCGTCGATGGTCAGCACGCGTATGATTCGGAGCGCGACGACCGCGACCCCCGCGACGAATACGCGTGGTGAAGTGTGGACTGCCTGTGTGTATCGTCGCTGGAATATGTTCAAAAGAGACGTTAGGTAATCACGACAACACATGACCGCCCCGACGGCGAAATCAGCAATACGAACGTGAGGTTAGTGGAGAATCGGGAGCAAATCACGACTCCAATGAAACCGCCACCGCACCCCGACGACCACATTCCTCCCCAACCGACTCCTTCACTTCGTTCAGTCGTCCCTCGCGTGACAGCCAGCAGACCCTCGGCGGCACGTGCCTCGGGCCTGCTGGCGCACGCGCCACGATGGTTTGTGAAGATTCCGGACTTCCGAATTTGCCATGTGGCGCGCGCTAACGAGCCTTCGAGGACTTCACGTCCGAGAAGGTGAGAGAAAGTCGCGCGAGGGATGAGTGAACGAGCGCCAGCGA encodes:
- a CDS encoding cupin domain-containing protein, whose amino-acid sequence is MKQDKQDVPVKIDTPDAVARQQMNFGDTSGYGELSGEYFTFASGTDITPLLEGLENDFCQCPHWGYVLEGVLTASYSDGREEVTRTGELFYWPPGHTIRANEHSEIVMFSPQEEHDRVIEHILEKLNESE
- a CDS encoding transcriptional regulator FilR1 domain-containing protein — encoded protein: MGSAIQAIEFLARSEHRVAALEALSEARKDRRDLRAITGASDPTIGRVIRDFENRSWLVRDGSYYELTPLGEYVTDRFFELRKGMRTGETLREVWQWLPREMEGFAVEYFEDVTVAYPGSNYPYTPVERVTRLLKSTDSIRGLGTTVYKSGNLEVFCRRVIEGMEMEYIYSLPVLQAIVDWNPELAAQAFECDNCTVYLHDALPDDSRCGLNIMDDCIGICGHDPETAQLEAVIDTASPEAREWAEAVYTQCRKEARSFEIQELSTAESRSREHRLRVKPQ
- a CDS encoding NAD(P)/FAD-dependent oxidoreductase; its protein translation is MERFDVAVVGGGPAGMSAGEQAAAHGANAVVLEQGVPRADREFLGPDSTDAAGMLDYWVDIMDEDYREIPDHIILQELDRVEFLGPNENAVLRRTGIEASYPKMGFTFNRTWMDDWLRERAEDAGAEYRVGVGVKRTETDLDVEYRHTLRLADGEDIAAKYLILADGPQRRVTLSALDQFMPDGRSVSDHLSPPTANHIAYQEYREIPEELFERSALKFWWGYIPGETAYPWVFPNDGTVARVGLTMPIGMSIENVDNPESYVLLNEDDESLPRAGEYIRRLLEHEYGDEYDIETDFPLVEDRGKSGGTETYPISSTKPIESPVKAGVAVAGGAMGTTSAFHEGGYHVAVRTGKIAGELAATDSLESYNDEWKAAIGDEILRNVSFADIVADYGPDDWDDTFSMADSLLKSEGKGLLRSKFGSGVRAARVAAKYKKTKYGYRNGGYVQLKESEYTI
- a CDS encoding enoyl-CoA hydratase/isomerase family protein, translated to MTEFEHLNIERVGDIARVTMNRPETHNAMNREMANELRTVTMALHDDDSRCIVLTGTDGVFNTGADLSVLSGDSNDARTLRKIASSLHRSIENLVRAPKPVVTGVNGVSAGGGFGLALSGDIVLLAEDSRLEFAYPKVGLTGDGGSTYFLPHLVGLRRAKEIALLDEPIAPEEAVEMGLATEVADDFDARLADLAESLADGPTRAYGATKRLFNRGLGRDLSAQMASETDTIARMTETDDYERGLAVFFEKETPEFEGR
- a CDS encoding amidohydrolase; the encoded protein is MQAIVNGAVHTVSEAGTIENGTVLFEDGEIVAVGADTDVDVPEDAEVIDAGGKPVTPGLVEAHSHAGMGEWGEPEDGDVNELTDPVTPHVNALDGFHPRDEELQHAYQGGVTTVSARMGSANVVGGIICSMKTYGDLADEMLIQEDGMKAALGENPKRVHGDQNGREPTTRPGIAATLRQALMDAEDYVSRREKAEEDGDPFDRDLGLENLARVVEGDLPLRVHAHRADDIATVFRIADEFGVADLSIEHATEGHVLADEFVKRDVPAIVGPSLYSGAKYELSNITFETAGILHDAGVKVAIQTDAPVLPQEHLDVCVGLAIREGLPEEVALETVTRNPAEILGIEDRVGTLEEGTDADVVVWDGEPFEITSDAAHVFVDGQHAYDSERDDRDPRDEYAW